Proteins encoded within one genomic window of Bradyrhizobium sp. CB1717:
- a CDS encoding RidA family protein encodes MAGTVEQKLAEHGIKLHEAPTPVANYVPFVRTGNLLFVSGQVCFDPAGKLIAKGKLGAGVSIEDGAAAARGCAVNLLAQVKAALGDLDKVVRVVRLGGFINSAPDFLDGPKVLNGASDLMVAAFGDKGRHARTTVGVASLPADAAVEVEGVFEVA; translated from the coding sequence ATGGCGGGCACGGTCGAGCAGAAACTGGCGGAACACGGCATCAAGCTGCACGAGGCCCCCACCCCCGTCGCCAATTACGTGCCCTTCGTGCGGACCGGCAACTTGTTGTTCGTCTCCGGCCAGGTCTGCTTCGACCCCGCCGGCAAGCTGATCGCCAAGGGCAAGCTCGGCGCCGGCGTCTCCATCGAGGACGGCGCGGCAGCCGCGCGCGGCTGCGCGGTCAACCTGCTGGCCCAGGTCAAGGCGGCGCTCGGCGATCTGGATAAGGTCGTGCGCGTGGTGCGCCTCGGCGGCTTCATCAACTCGGCGCCGGATTTCCTGGACGGGCCGAAGGTGCTCAACGGCGCCTCCGACCTGATGGTCGCCGCCTTCGGTGACAAGGGCCGCCACGCCCGCACCACCGTCGGTGTCGCCTCGCTGCCCGCGGATGCGGCGGTCGAGGTCGAAGGCGTGTTCGAGGTCGCCTGA